In Mycteria americana isolate JAX WOST 10 ecotype Jacksonville Zoo and Gardens chromosome 3, USCA_MyAme_1.0, whole genome shotgun sequence, a single genomic region encodes these proteins:
- the LOC142407521 gene encoding uncharacterized protein LOC142407521: protein MGSAQGAPAEGGLGDAGASARWLGEAQWILWVLMQRGQGEEQWVPVQGELVQGERGRGQHWAPVQGERGRGQQWVPVQGERGRGQQWVPVQGERGRGQQWVPVQGERGRGQQWVPVQGERGRGQQWVPVERERGRGQHWVPVQGERGRGQQGAGREQHRARGHGSTVRGAAGGRGPLPCGGPARLVPAAPGRWRLIPAAPGRSRRCPARSLGGPGRPARARKRRPRKRRAGRRAGGGWGGAGSGDGGGRASERARRRGRRRGGGGSKMAAKSDGGGGGVGFAQLHNLDEAAAAAAAAAGVCGAGGGGVGAAAAEGAEEPGGSSSLHICHCCNTSSCYWGCRSACLRSLFGRPAAAAAAEPLAPRPAAEGPPRAPEPGEAAERPWLDCLWIVLALLVLLGDVGTDLWLALHHYGRRDYVWCGLTLAFVLLPSVLVQILSFRWFVQDYTGGGLGAVQGLSSRGPPMMGAVGRRGGPAGGVGGAAGTVTPGAQRLCRISVWVWQIVIHLLQMGQVWRSVLLLDSERILFMLEAQGVWHIVAQVAPPACCRALTQSVLVLCVNHCD from the exons ATGGGGTCAGCACAAGGGGCCCCAGCTGAGGGTGGACTGGGGGATGCTGGTGCCAGCGCACGGTGGCTGGGGGAAGCACAATGGATCCTGTGGGTGCTAatgcagaggggacagggagaggagcagtggGTGCCGGTGCAAGGGGAACTGGTGCaaggggagcggggcagagggcaGCACTGGGCGCCGGTGCaaggggagcggggcagagggcagcagtgGGTGCCGGTGCaaggggagcggggcagagggcagcagtgGGTGCCGGTGCaaggggagcggggcagagggcagcagtgGGTGCCGGTGCaaggggagcggggcagagggcagcagtgGGTGCCGGTGCaaggggagcggggcagagggcagcagtgGGTGCCGGTGGAACgggagcggggcagagggcaGCACTGGGTGCCGGTGCaaggggagcggggcagagggcagca GGGTGCCGGCAGAGAGCAGCACCGAGCGCGGGGGCACGGCAGCACCgtgcgcggcgcggccgggggccgcgggccgcTGCCttgcggcggcccggcccggctggtCCCGGCCGCTCCCGGCCGGTGGCGGCTGATCCCGGCTGCTCCCGGCCGgtcccggcgctgccccgctcgGTCGCTAGGCGGCCCGGGCCGTCCTGCGCGGGCGCGGAAGCGCCGCCCCCGGaagcggcgggcgggcaggcgggcgggcggcgggtgggggggtgccgggagcggggacggggggggcagAGCGAGCGAGCGCGCCCGGCGAAGGGGCCGgagacgcggcggcggcggcagcaagATGGCGGCCAAGtcggatggcggcggcggcggcgtgggcTTCGCCCAGCTGCACAACCTGgacgaggcggcggcggcggcggcggcggcggcgggcgtcTGCGGCGCCGGTGGCGGCGGCGTcggggcagcggcggccgagGGCGCGGAGGAGCCGGGCGGCAGCAGCTCCTTGCACATCTGCCACTGCTGCAACACGTCGTCGTGCTACTGGGGCTGCCGGAGCGCCTGCCTGCGGAGCCTCTTCGGgcggccggccgccgccgccgccgccgagccgctGGCCCCGCGCCCTGCCGCCGAGGGGCCGCCGCGGGCGCCGGAGCCCGGCGAGGCGGCCGAGCGGCCGTGGCTGGACTGCCTGTGGATCGTGCTggcgctgctggtgctgctgggggacGTGGGCACGGACCTGTGGCTGGCGCTGCACCACTACGGCCGGCGGGACTACGTCTGGTGCGGCCTGACGCTGGCCTTCGTGCTGCTGCCCTCGGTGCTGGTGCAGATCCTCAGCTTCCGCTGGTTCGTGCAGGACTACACGGGCGGCGGGCTGGGCGCCGTGCAGGGCCTCAGCAGCCGCGGGCCGCCCATGATGGGGGCCGTCGGCCGCCGGGGGGGACCCGCCGGCGGGGTAGGAGGAGCCGCCGGCACCGTCACCCCCGGGGCGCAGCGCCTCTGCAGGATCTCCGTCTGGGTCTGGCAGATCGTCATCCACCTGCTGCAGATGGGGCAGGTCTGGAG